The segment aaataaagaaccTGCTGTCACTATTATAATTTCAGCTATTGTCATCCCAAAGGACTGTAACAAAGGCAAACACAGAAGAttcttataaaaatatttatttattgacaTCTGAATTGAATTTTATGTCAAAAATATACTTacttaaatacagaaaatataagCTGAGTctacatatttaaaaatatatatacatattaaataaaaatattttttatctcaGAATTATTGCACCTGATCcctataaaaaattaaatagcacAACATTAAGCTGGGTTTTGGAATGTTTTCAGTTTCTCAGCTAGCTCTAAATGACATTGAAGCATTTCCAATGGACCCCAGCTGGTCATGCTCATCCAtcctggcagctggggacatggAGTAACTGGATCTGTACAGGACCTCAGTCCAGCTCCAGCTCATTCACGTACTGCTGGACCCAGTCCTCCATGGGGTTGGCACAGACTTCCCGGCCCTTCCTGGTGATGAAGCTGTGGGGTGCAAGGAGGTCAGTTTTTGGTGGGAGAGCACTGAATGGAGAATCACGGAATCATagaattatggaatggtttgcgttggaaggcaccttaaagtTTAttcagttccaccccctgccatgggcaggacatCTTCCATTAGAGCAGGTTGTttcaagccccatccaacctggccttggatacttgcagggctgggacaaGAGCCCTGCCCAAGCCCCACCTCTCACAAAGATGAGCAGCTCCATGCCTTGCCCATCCTATCCAGCAGCTACCAGTTTTATCTGCAAAGGGGtagagcaggagcagcatgTGGCTTTTGTGCTGCAAGCATCACCTTGTACTTCTTGTCTATCCCAGCCTTCCTTCCCTGTCTTTGGAAAAGGGCCTTTCCCTCCCTGGCTCCTCAGCCCAAAACCACCTCTGCCCTGGAGGAAGGACTTACACGACAGcaggctgggagcactggctgtTGGTTTCGTAGTAATCCTTCACAAAGCTGCGGGGCAGCTGCCGGGAGATGtaggagaagcagcaggaggttGGTGGGTCGGAGCCAACTGTGAAGGGCAAAGACAGTCATGAGCAGTGGCAAAGGATGGGGaacagggcagggagctgggattaCCATCCCTGGGTCTAGGGAGCAGGGATTAtgtggaggaggaagaaaaaagatggtgtctttttcttcttctcccttcaGTTATTTCCCTGTTGGGTTCACCCTGAGCTGGCACTGACACAGCCCATGCCACCAGGCAAcatctcccagcccaaaccTGGTCAGCCCTAGACTTCCTAAGGGAGCCCACGTTTGACCCCTGTAGCAGGGGTGGGGGGGCATGGTTGTGCTTTTACCCTAAAAAGGGTAAAAAACCTTTAGCTTTTATGCTAATGGTCTTTGAGCAACCCTAGAGCACCTGCCAgaagatggtgggacacagGGAGAGACCCGGGGTGGAATTGCTGTCAGAAAGGGCTGTCCCAGCTGCGACATCTCCTGTCCCCACTTAGGGAGGGTGGGGAGACCCTGGACTTACGTGGAGCAGCAGAGGTCTCGTAGCAGAAGGCAGCAATGAGGATGGTGAGGGCAACCACAAACACCTTCATGTCGCTGGAGAAGTggtggctggagctggagcaggcaaGGGTAGCTTGGATGCCTCTTTGCTGTCTGATGCTGAGACCATCAGCAGCCCCTCAATTTATGGGGCGAGAGGTCTGTGCAAAGGCTTGCGTAGGCATGGTGGAATTTCCACCAGAGGCCACTTGTGGTGCAGTCTCGTGATGGaacagagcagccccagctccggAAGAGTGAAGCTCCCTGCTCGATTTAGTGCCTCCCCAGTGATACAGGATATGAAACAGTCATTGTGGctatttctgcttctctcatgCCTGTAATAAGTTCCTCTGTGGAGGTTCCTGCATTTGTTAAGTCCCCTGTTACCCAACCTTCCCAACAGCTTGGAGGGGAGAGTGTATACATGAaaaagctgtgctggagggccCAGAAGCATCAGTGGGATGAGGCTGGTTAGGGAAAAAGAGATTGAAGTCTCCCTTACCAAGGACTTCTCCCATATTTGCAAAGCCCTTGGTgccccaggagcaggaggtgggagcTGTCACCAGTGTCCTGCATGTGTTCCCCATGGTTGGAGGTGCCTCCGGGCATGTCCTGCAGCTGTGACAGCACTGATAGTGGTGGGCATGAAAGAGGAATCTGAGAAGCTGAAACACTCGTTTCCTCCTCAATTTAAAGGAAAGGAATGCTGAGATGGGGTACTTGTTATCtcctggaactgcctgatgcAACCCAGGTCCTATAAGGAGAcattaaattataatttaattttacaggtttgttggttttttttgtttgtttgtttgttttgtttttttattttttagtgaGATTATACAGTTACATTTCAAGAGCTACTGGTAGTCTGGgcatggggatgcagagagcAGAAAGAAGTGTGGATATTTGTAACCCTGAAGATGAGGCAGAAGAAGTTCCAGGAGCAGGGTGAGGAAGGAAACAGTGATTCTGAAAATGAGGAGCAGATTAACTGTGGGGTGAGAGCATGGGCAGAAACTGGGATGTTGGGAAGAAAAGGGTATCCTGTCTCAGCTGATGAGGGAAAATGACCACAGACTGGGGAAATAGTACAATGTGTAGGAGAGAGTAAGAGCTCTGTGAAGGCTGGGCAAGGGCTGAGACAGGGATGTGCCACTGGGAAGAAGCCACCATCCTCCACACAGAAAGCCATGGAGGTCTGACAGACTTCCTGAGGAGAGGGAAGGTCAGGCAGGGAGGTGATGAGTGCTCTGCGAAGAGCTGAGGGCTGTCCAGCTGTAGTGGGATGTTCTTAGCAGGGTATCTGTTCTCTACAGGAAAGCAGACATTTCTGGGGAATGTGTCCATTTTGTTATTTGGAGTGGTGATGTCTTGATAGACGCTTCCTAAATACCAGTCGAAGGCTTATAACATAAATGGAGCAAACCAACCTCACCCTGGCACCTCTGCACTCcccctggcagcactggctACTGGCTCATCCTATTTCTATTAAAGGTTTCCAGTTTCTGCCCTTGGAACCTTCTGTAAATAACCTGGTGTTTTCCCAATATCCTTCAGCCCTCCACCAGCCGTGCCGGGTTAGCTCCATACTCCAGGTGGGCAGCAAGGGCTCCAGAGGACAAGGCACAGGAGATGCCCCAGACTTATCCCACCCTCAGGgaggctcctgctgggagcttTGGTGTTGTCTCTGACTCAGGCTGGGGAGGGCATATCTACCCCATGGAGCAAATATGGTTCTTTCCAAGCTGAGTATCCCCTTCCATAGCTGATCTGGCCCGTTTCCATCTTTCCCTTTGCAGAGAGGCACCTTGCAGGCTTACCCGTCAGTTTATATCCCATTGCCTCACTCTGTTTGTTATCTTGCCTGTGTCCAAATATCCTGGGAAGATGAGGAGAGAGCCTGCCTCCACATGCAGGGCgcccagccaggcaggaggtGGGAACCTGGCGTTCCGACGGATGCCAGCTGGGCCGGGAGGGGGTGAGCATCAGCTCCCTTGGATCCTGTCTGGTTGCTTAGGGAATATAACTTGTACATGGATGTAGGAGCGTGGTTTGCCTCTGAGCTGTCCCCTCTGACTGTGCCTTCAAGCATCCGTGGGTTATGCCTGGAGACCTGGCACCTCCAGCCAAGTGCTCCCGTCCTGCTCCTGAGGTGCACGGTGCCAAAATGTGGAGAATGTTCTGCTAAAAGACGAGTTTCATGAAAACAAGAATTAGTTTGGGAGGTGCTTTGATTATTCTAATATTTTCAATGAGAGATTTTTCCTTTCAGGCAGCTGGACACCTCTATGCCTTAATCCATTTGTCAGCAAGCATAtaccaaattattttctggtttCTAGGAATCTAATTCTTCCTTAGAAATCTGATAAAAgatcctgctctgccagctcatGGCCAGATGGATGGAGGTGGTAGGTTACAGTCATGCCAGTGATGCCCTGGGATGTTGCAACATGCTCCTAATAAATGTTTTCTTACCCATTTCCCTCGTTCCAGTGATgatgaaaagagaaagcaatCTCTTCCAGCTCTTCTTCCTTTTAGGAAGGGAGGTTGAGTGTGTCTCAGATGAGGAACCATCTTCCCTGGGAGTTGCCTTGAGACATGAAGATGGCTATGGAAGAGTGGGGAAAGTGGGCTGGAGCATCTCAGGGGGGATTAATTTAATT is part of the Anomalospiza imberbis isolate Cuckoo-Finch-1a 21T00152 chromosome 20, ASM3175350v1, whole genome shotgun sequence genome and harbors:
- the LOC137485534 gene encoding C-C motif chemokine 4 homolog produces the protein MKVFVVALTILIAAFCYETSAAPLGSDPPTSCCFSYISRQLPRSFVKDYYETNSQCSQPAVVFITRKGREVCANPMEDWVQQYVNELELD